A single region of the Zonotrichia leucophrys gambelii isolate GWCS_2022_RI chromosome 9, RI_Zleu_2.0, whole genome shotgun sequence genome encodes:
- the AGFG1 gene encoding arf-GAP domain and FG repeat-containing protein 1 isoform X7, with product MTTFTQQEIEFLQKHGNEVCKQIWLGLFDDRSSAIPDFRDPQKVKEFLQEKYEKKRWYVPPEQAKVVASVHASISGSSASSTSSTPEVKPLKSLLGEAAPTLHLNKGTPSQSPVVVRSQGQQQQEKKQFDLLSDLGSDIFAAAPPQSTATANFANFAHFNSHTAQNSANAGFANFDAFGQSSGSSNFGGFPTASQSPFQPQNTAFRTLSSSCSFGEFTSAFPLQAVHSGSAGSVNANFAHFDNFPKSSSADFGSFNASQSNATATAASKAAVNKLNLQSADKYAALANLDNIFSAGQGGSEQGSGFSTAVSSAGPALSAPNQSSASSDKYAALAELDSVFSSTATSSNAYTATSNVSSNAFGTVPVAATAQTQPASSSVPAPFGATPSTNPFVAAPVAPVAPSTNPFQTNSRGATGLSGAMHSHIFPQAHFAATFGTASMSMPAGFGTPASYSLPTSYSGNFQQPTFPTQAAFPQQTAFAQQPNGAGFATFGQAKPVVTPFGQVAAVGVSSNPFMAGAPTGQFPTGSSSTNPFL from the exons gtgTGCAAACAGATTTGGCTCGGCCTATTTGATGATAGATCATCAGCAATTCCAGACTTCAGGGATCCACAGAAAGTAAAGGAatttctacaggaaaaatatgaaaagaaaagatG GTATGTTCCTCCAGAGCAAGCAAAGGTGGTGGCATCAGTCCATGCATCCATCTCGGGCTCTTCTGCCAGTAGTACAAGCAGCACGCCTGAGGTGAAGCCGCTCAAATCTCTCTTGGGAGAAGCTGCACCCACACTGCACTTAAACAAGGGCACACCTAGCCAA TCTCCTGTTGTAGTTCGATCTCAAGGACAGCAGcaacaagaaaagaaacaatttgaCCTCCTCAGTGACCTTGGCTCAGATATCtttgctgctgcccctcctcaGTCAACTGCTACAGCGAATTTTGCTAATTTTGCACACTTCAACAGTCATACAG CGCAGAACTCTGCCAATGCAGGTTTTGCAAACTTTGATGCATTTGGACAGTCTAGTGGCTCGAGTAATTTTGGAGGTTTCCCCACAGCAAGTCAGTCTCCTTTTCAGCCCCAAAATACAG CGTTCAGAACGCTTTCATCTAGCTGCAGTTTTGGTGAATTTACTTCAGcttttcctctccaggctgtACACA GTGGAAGTGCTGGATCAGTGAATGCTAATTTTGCTCACTTTGATAacttccccaaatcctccagtGCTGATTTTGGATCCTTCAATGCTTCTCAGAGCAACGCCACAGCAACTGCAGCCAGTAAAGCTGCAGTGAATAAACTGAATCTTCAGTCAGCTGACAAATATGCAGCTCTTGCTAATTTAGATAATATCTTCAGTGCAGGGCAAG GTGGGAGTGAGCAGGGAAGTGGcttcagcacagcagtgtccTCAGCAGGCCCTGCCCTGTCAGCCCCCAACCAGTCAAGTGCATCTTCGGACAAGTACGCGGCGCTGGCGGAGCTGGACAGCGTCTTCAGCTCCACGGCCACCTCCAGCAACGCCTACACCGCCACCAGTAACGTCAGCAG CAATGCTTTTGGAACAGTACCTGTAGCTGCTACAGCACAGACGCAGCCTGCATCTTCAAGCGTGCCTGCTCCATTTGGAG CAACGCCTTCCACAAATCCATTTGTAGCTGCCCCTGTTGCCCCAGTGGCACCTTCAACAAATCCATTCCAGACCAATAGCCGAGGAGCAACAG GCCTCTCGGGAGCAATGCACTCTCACATATTTCCTCAGGCTCATTTTG CAGCAACATTTGGTACTGCATCCATGAGCATGCCGGCAGGATTTGGAACTCCTGCCTCCTACAGTCTTCCTACTAGTTATAGTGGCAACTTCCAGCAGCCCACGTTCCCAACCCAGGCAGCTTTCCCTCAACAGACTGCTTTTGCTCAGCAGCCAAATG gaGCAGGTTTTGCTACATTTGGGCAAGCAAAGCCTGTAGTAACTCCTTTTGGACAAGTTGCAGCTGTTGGAGTATCTAGTAACCCTTTTATG GCTGGTGCACCAACAGGACAATTTCCAACAGGAAGCTCATCAACCAATCCTTTCTTATAG